The following coding sequences are from one Natrarchaeobaculum sulfurireducens window:
- a CDS encoding DUF7289 family protein, whose protein sequence is MRRTRQLSGADADRGVSEVIAFVLVFGIIFGSVALISVTGLQAMESYQENEQLQNAERAMGALADNFNDVMRYDGIEERYGELALQGGGVGTGSDGTQLNITVDGEPLDSSSYFGNEFDGVANDGVVTLGEFRYEHGSDEIAYDGGAVVRASEGSDGTNSAMLEGPHLKYNNETKTAVISLVSIDADDRSIQSDENLGFTMNVDERSSAVADIDDGHNLTVELEGESRYKDAWEDELEDWEDVDAERVIITIAEVEIDR, encoded by the coding sequence ATGCGACGAACACGGCAGTTGAGCGGGGCCGACGCCGATCGTGGAGTCTCCGAAGTGATTGCGTTCGTGTTGGTTTTTGGGATCATCTTCGGGTCGGTTGCACTCATTTCGGTGACGGGACTGCAGGCGATGGAGAGCTACCAGGAGAACGAACAGCTCCAGAACGCCGAGCGGGCCATGGGAGCGCTTGCGGACAACTTCAACGACGTGATGCGCTATGACGGAATCGAAGAACGGTACGGCGAACTCGCACTGCAAGGTGGCGGTGTCGGTACCGGGAGCGATGGGACGCAACTCAATATCACGGTCGACGGTGAACCCCTCGATAGCAGCAGTTATTTCGGAAACGAGTTCGACGGCGTCGCAAACGACGGGGTCGTCACGCTCGGCGAGTTCCGATACGAGCACGGCTCAGACGAGATCGCTTACGACGGCGGGGCCGTCGTTCGGGCGAGTGAGGGCAGCGACGGTACGAATAGCGCCATGCTCGAGGGGCCTCACCTCAAATACAACAACGAAACGAAAACGGCAGTCATTTCGCTCGTCTCGATCGATGCAGACGATCGATCGATCCAGAGCGACGAGAACCTCGGGTTCACGATGAACGTCGACGAACGATCGTCTGCTGTTGCCGACATCGACGATGGCCATAATCTCACGGTCGAACTGGAAGGGGAGTCGCGGTACAAAGACGCGTGGGAGGACGAACTCGAGGACTGGGAGGACGTAGACGCCGAACGCGTCATCATCACGATCGCCGAGGTCGAGATCGACCGGTAA
- a CDS encoding DUF7266 family protein — protein MIRQLRTDHRGTSIAITHVLTIGITTLLIAVLLTGAGGLLETETDRSAETSLETVGERLAGEIHSVDQLAVEDGDRTVTVTANHPRTVANSGYTVEILESSDCANSSLLDGSTECLELTSQGADVTTYVPVKTDTPLETGASAPGGTIDVTTEDGNVTIRGAN, from the coding sequence ATGATCCGTCAGTTACGGACCGACCACCGTGGGACCTCGATTGCGATCACGCACGTCCTTACCATTGGGATCACGACCCTCCTCATCGCCGTGCTCCTGACGGGTGCGGGTGGATTGCTCGAGACCGAAACCGATCGATCGGCGGAAACTTCACTCGAGACGGTCGGCGAGCGGCTGGCGGGCGAGATCCACAGCGTCGACCAACTCGCCGTCGAGGACGGAGACAGGACGGTGACCGTCACCGCGAACCATCCGCGGACGGTGGCGAACTCGGGCTACACCGTCGAGATACTCGAGTCGAGCGACTGTGCTAATTCGTCGCTTTTGGATGGCTCGACCGAGTGCCTCGAGCTTACTTCACAGGGAGCAGACGTGACGACCTACGTTCCGGTGAAAACCGACACGCCGCTCGAGACGGGCGCGTCGGCTCCAGGTGGGACGATCGACGTTACTACCGAAGACGGGAACGTTACGATCCGGGGGGCAAACTGA